From one Bifidobacterium sp. WK012_4_13 genomic stretch:
- the rpsI gene encoding 30S ribosomal protein S9 — protein MAENTNDSAVQETEEELTSYTSETNAGAGTGASTIAPGYGTGRRKEAVARVRLVPGTGSWTVNGRKLEEYFPSRLQQREVNSPIVLLKLEGKFDVQVLVDGGGTTGQAGAIRLGVARALNAIDTDVNRAALKKAGFLTRDARAVERKKAGLHKARRAPQFSKR, from the coding sequence ATGGCTGAAAATACCAATGATTCCGCGGTCCAGGAGACTGAGGAAGAACTCACTTCATACACGTCCGAGACCAATGCCGGTGCAGGCACCGGCGCTTCGACGATCGCTCCGGGATACGGTACCGGTCGTCGCAAGGAAGCCGTGGCACGCGTCCGTCTTGTTCCGGGAACCGGTTCATGGACGGTCAATGGCCGCAAGCTTGAGGAATACTTCCCAAGCCGTCTGCAGCAGCGTGAGGTGAATTCCCCGATCGTTCTGCTCAAGCTCGAAGGTAAGTTCGATGTCCAGGTTCTCGTCGATGGTGGCGGCACGACCGGCCAGGCCGGAGCAATCCGTCTCGGCGTTGCCCGCGCCCTCAACGCGATCGACACCGATGTGAACCGTGCAGCCTTGAAGAAGGCTGGCTTCCTCACCCGTGATGCCCGTGCTGTCGAGCGCAAGAAGGCAGGTCTGCACAAGGCCCGTCGCGCACCTCAGTTCTCAAAGCGTTAG
- the rplM gene encoding 50S ribosomal protein L13, whose product MKTFTPKPADLTHDWYIVDAADVVLGRLATQVATLLRGKNKPTFAPHADSGNHVIVINAAKVAITGNKLSKELYMHSGRPGGLRADTYAELLEKNPDRIIREAVKGMLPKNKLSKTQMDRLRIFAGAEHPHTPQKPQTFEISQVSQQAK is encoded by the coding sequence GTGAAGACTTTCACGCCTAAACCAGCTGATTTGACTCATGACTGGTATATCGTCGATGCAGCCGACGTGGTACTTGGCCGTCTGGCCACCCAGGTCGCGACTTTGCTGCGCGGCAAGAACAAGCCCACTTTTGCGCCGCACGCGGATTCAGGCAATCACGTCATCGTGATTAACGCCGCCAAGGTTGCAATCACGGGCAACAAGCTGTCCAAGGAACTCTACATGCACTCTGGCCGCCCAGGCGGACTTCGTGCAGATACGTATGCGGAGCTGCTTGAGAAGAACCCGGATCGCATCATTCGCGAAGCGGTCAAGGGAATGCTTCCCAAGAACAAGCTTTCAAAGACCCAGATGGATCGTCTGCGTATCTTCGCTGGTGCAGAGCATCCCCACACCCCTCAGAAACCACAAACCTTCGAGATCTCACAGGTCTCGCAACAGGCCAAGTAG